The segment ATCAAGAGATTATTAGGAGATGCGGCAATATAGAGAAATTATTAGAATTTCACAATGATGAATTGAGGCGAAAACAGCAAGTGCCTCTCTTTGGACAACAAGAACTGAACTTCCCAGTATTCCACGATGAGTGACGTTGTAGATTGCCCAGAATCTTCTACTGATCACTATTAACCTCCACAGTTCCTGGAGACATCTTTGTGTGTTGGACATGACGGTCTTTAAAACATTACGGGTTTAAGGAAGGGGAATAAGATTTTGGAGGAGACTGGATCAGCTTGAAGCAGAACTTCAAACTGAGTCTGATCTTCTTCAGATTGGATAAAAACAGGAGGGTAATTATTCCAAGCTCAAGGTAAACTACTTGACTTTAAAGTCCTTGATATTCAAGCAGTCAAAGATTTGGATTCTTTGTCTAAACTTCATCGTATAGGCTCCCACATAACATTTATCTTTATTGTCTTCTCTAatggaactttttttttctgaaacggTTTATATGAGCAATGGTTTACAAGTTTAGTTTATTATTCTGCAGGCGGTAGAGTTCATTTGCAAAGTGGTTGTGAGGGGAATAGAAACATCAAATGGATGGTGCTATATTGGCTGCTCCATATGCTCAAGGAAATTGAACCGTGGCTTTCATCTTTCACATGTGCTTTCTGTAATAAGGAAGACGCTGTTGGAGTTGTTAGGTAAATTCTCATGATtgtattctttaaaaaaaaaaatgtttacaaaAACAAACCCGTAAGAGAACGAAAATAACAAACTAAACTTGACAAATGCAAGGTACCATGTCGAAATGATGCAACCGACACCGCAGAATTAGTAGCATTTGACACTGAAGTGTGTAAATTGACCAATGTACCTGCTGCTGACGTCACCCACCAACAGGTTCATCTTCTATACTAAGCACAAttgttatgtatatattatttgagaactGTCTAATACATTATTACACGTCTTTGCTAATCAAGGTTGGTGATGCACAAGACCCCAACAAGGAAAAGGCATTTGGAAAAGGCGTTTGGAAATGGCGCTTGGAACTGTTCAGAACCATTGGAGGAACAACAAGGAGTGTGTCCTTATGAGCTGGAGAGGCTACACGGGCTCATGGAGAGAAGACAAAAAAAGGAGATAAAAGAGCAGCAGACTGCATTGGGAGAAGCTAAGAAAGGCTTCATGTGAGAGAGGCTGAAGCTTCTTGGTGGAAAGACActgcatatataatatatatagccTCTGAACATACTAATCGTTCATCGCCAACAGCGTTCCTTCGTGGCTTCTTCCTCTGAACTCTGCAGAAGCAGTAGCCTCAAATCCATGACCTGGAGAACGTACATTTTCTTCTTACTCCTATCTGGAAGTGAAAGAGTGGAAATGATACattgtttctcttctctctatcgTTAGCCTACTTCGTTTTTTTGAAGTTAGGCCTCTTCTTCTATGCCTACTGGTGTGTCTTTGTTGTCTTTGTCTGTATAACATTGTTGGATCCTTTGCCTTGGTGGCTTAATAACATTCAGTGTTAAAAAGGAAGACAGTCTGGAATCAACTCCAATTATCAAACTTGACGTTCCCCCTCCCTAGCTAGGTAAAAAATCCAGCGTTTCaagttttattagaaaacaaaagtgTACGTAATCTTGTGAAGAAGTTAAATGTTAATGAATGGATTTGCCTTAAATCTTTCAATTCGTTACAATTCGCTATGGAgcatgaatttaaaaaaaactagattctgacccgcttttttacattttttagaaatttaatttttatatttgtgtttttagtcatatttgtgttttgctatatataatattctctcttaaatgattaataaaatgttttaataattatattaaaatagttggaCCAACCTATGTCAATAGGTCATgttcctgttttaatagaatatatgtCATGTTTTCAGCAATGATATATCATTACGAGATTAACGTTTGTAAATTTTACAGCTACATTATACATATAATccacaaaaatatttgttaaagaACAAATTCATAAATACAATAtgataaaataagataaaataagATTAATTTGTCTTTTTCTCATGTCTAATCAAACAAAGACcaaataagataaaatataaaataagaatcGGCTTTCATGATTTTTCTTTCTCGGTCACAAAGTTCATCATAAAATTGACAATAACTGATACATTATCACATCCAATAATTAATTTGTAATAAATACATATTCTTAAAATTCAAattcagtttaaaaaaaaagcgaATATAATATAGCTTCTAAAACATGAGTTATCAATCAAATAATTCAAATCTCTTGCCGATATTTCATAAACAAAACATGTATTTCCTTGGTCGTAGAAGAATGGTTTAAACAAGCCAGGCGCATACTAAACTTATTCACACAAAATCAGCTAAAACAAATACACTCATCTCAGTTTTGATTCcgatataaaattaaaacaaggGAAGTCTGTCTAAATTAGATTGATGAATGTGTATAAGAGCTCATTCACTAAAACTACCCTTAATACCTTCCCTTTGCAACGATGCCATTGCATGCAATTCAAAACTAACAATCGGCTTCACTTTATCTCAGTTTTTGCACCAACGACTCATAAGGCATGCTCTAATTCACATCACTAGCATAAGGAGTAAATTGCAAATCATTTGTTGGCGAAAAGCAAGTTCCACATTTTAGCTTACTATAGTCTACTTTAACCAATACGTCTACAATGAAATCCCTAACATATTGCTACGTCTATGACATGGACAAAGCATGCGAAGATTGTTATTACTTTAAGAGGATGAACAAATTTGCTATTTTCATTCAAACAAGATGATCACAAAACAAACTCATGCATTTACGTGTTTCCTTTTGGAACATCGATTTTACTTTATGTATTTGGAACATCGATTTTACTTTATGTTTTAAGTTCAATTATATTTACTTTGGTGTAACTATCAGTATCAATTCTATTTTTGATGCATTGATCCATGAAAACCATTTAtgctattcttttttttttacttaagcAACTACAAAACAAAGTAATGCATTACAGTCACTAACTATTATCAAATGGATAAAAAAGCAATTTAGAAATCTTTAGAGAATAAAACATACGagcccggcgcgtagcgccggaataccactagtatgtttataaaatatactttGAATCATAAAAGTTTTGATTAGAAAATTAATTCATGATTGAATGACTCAGTGTTATTTTTAATGAGCAGTGATATTAAGCTACTCAATGGTAATTATAACCTGAAAATAATGTGTTGAGCAAGAGCAGGtaagttttaatatattttggaagtctttaagaaaatataattgggTAGAAAAAGATAGTGTGTGTTTCTGCATAAATTTATGGCAATGGTGGACCGTAGACGTTAAATGTAGAGCTAGAGAGAAACGTAAATACGGGTGTGCAATAGTTCTTGCCTTCCCCACCCATCACAAcaacagacaaaaaaaaaggaatcgtTATTCATCACAAAGCTCTGGCGTTACACAATGTGACATTAAAAACTCGAATCTCTTcaacggagagagagagaggtcatTAGGGTTCATAACTCACTTGAGGTAGTAAAAAGCAGAAAGGCacagagagaggaagagagggCGTATAGTAGTTGGAAAAAAAAGAGCAGTAAGAACATTAATGGTTGCAGGCAGCCAGTGTCCCATCTTTTCTGCGAGATTCCCTCAAAATTTATTACATAGCATCTTCAATGTTCTTTTAACTTCTTCCTCAAATCTTCATACGTtaccacaattttttttaaaaaataattggtTGTGAAACTCAACGAGGAAAGACAGAGTAGGAGACAAAGTAGTATTGGTTCACATTGCATAGCCAATTTAGTTTGTAACGATGGATACATATGTAATGAAACttgaaataaaaagagagagaagagagaagaaaatgGAGTAAAGAGGGTTAAGCCAGCCTTTTGTGCATTGGTAGTAGATGTGGTTTTAATGCTCCATACCTTCCATTTCCTTCTCTCTTTAACCCTAATTTAATACCTCTCCTTTATAACTCTCCCCCACAGACATTCTCACCTTCTCGTCATCACACTTCCCCTCACAACGTCtatcttcttttattttctcatGTCTTCCTTTGAATCTGCACCACTAGAGAGTCCTCTTTGATATTGGCCTGGTTCACTCAGATCTTCTCGAACCACACCACGGACAACTCTCTTAGTTATCTGATTGAGCCGCGTCAATATCTCAGTGCTCTCTCGTCTCTCTTTGTTTCTTGTAGATCTACCTATAGCAATATATTGACTTTTTGCTTATGTATGTGTTGAAAATGGAGATTCATATATCCTTTCTTTATGGTTTTACTTGCTTATAATTTCCAGATTCTCAGAAAAACAAGTCAATTTACTAGTCAAAATGGTATGTCTCAATGGAGGTCTAACCCTTTCTTGCTATCCAAGGTACCCCATCAGCTTCTTTCCCAAGTATAATAAATATCTTCTACTGCTTTGCTTCATAATAATCTATGGATCCTTTTAGAATGTATATCGTCTACTACTTttcattaaacaaaaattaagacAGAAATTTCAGCTCGACTGATCTTGTTTATCAGTACAAACTAAAGAGTGTTAGGGTTAATTagttaaatatacaaaaatcaCAATAATTTGAAAGGACAATGGTATGTTATATGTAGATGTCACAATCACAAAGAGAGGTAGAAGAAACAAGGGCAAATTTAGGAGAGGATATCATGCGATTTTAATGGGAGAGAATCTGACGAGCACGAACCCTAACCTGCAAGCGAGCAAGAGCATGCATACAATGTAATGCTATTCGAGCTTGTCTCCTCACAAGCACTCCTCTCGCCACCGCCTGAAGCTTCACAAGACTCCTCAACGCTCTAAACGCTCTCCTTGCCTACAGCACTTGCAATGGTAATTAACTTTTCAAGAACGATGTTTTGTAATCACCAGAGAAAATGTATATGTTTTTTACCAGGTGACCTCTGAAATAAGCTTGGATTTTAATGGCGGCAATGTGTTCTTTAGTAGTTTCTGGGATAGACGAGCGAATGGTGGTGATACTGCTGGGAGATCGACTGAGAAGTTTCCTCCTTACGACTCCAAACAATCTTTTGGAGTTGGCCATATTGTGAAACCCTTGTCTCTCTGCTTTGGCTAGGAGGTTTTAAAACGGAAACGTGGAGAAGAAAACGTAAAATGTAAACAAAAGTGAAGGCGGTGGCTTTAAGGGATGGAGATGATGTGCTCTCCATTTTTGTTTGTTGATATGTTAACGAACGAACGTGCTCCCATGCTCTTCTCTACTTTGTACTTGATTTTGTTTATTACTTTTGAAGACAGAAAAGTCGTTGGTCTTTCTACATATAGTTAATACTAGTTTTGGTCTTCAACATTTAGTTAATAATTTcagtaaaacatatataaaggAAGCTTTTTGAAAATTTGACTCAACTTACAAATACATGTTGAAAATAAGTATCCGTTTGagatttaagcaaaaaaaaagtatccgTTTGAGataatttgattttttccaATTGATACGGAAATGATATGTAAACGAGTTGGATAGGGAAGAGAGATCCGAATCACTTGTTCATGTAATTTGAACTATTATcaattatccaaaaatatttaaaacgaaaaagaatatttttagtgtttcataaaaatattcgAATTATCTGATTTGTTATAAAGCTTCGTCAATTTAGTAAATATTTCATATAACTTTACTTATCCAAATTACTTGTAATCTGTGTTTCATATCTGAGTTTTTCTCCTTTTCTCACTTGTGTTTTTAGGAAGAGAAAAACTATTTTCTATCTATTGGTAATTTTCTGTTAAACTTAGAATTCTTCCTGGATTTGTCTTAGATTTTAGCTCAATTTTTGGTTTTCGTCTTTGGtcaattaatattttcattttagttaggatttttggttttgtttttcttttcttttggtttcaAGTTTACGGGTTCGACTGGTGACCATTCGGGAAACAAGAGGAACGAATTAAAAAGGAATGTTCGGGAATAAAATAgcaggaatgaaaaggaatggtCGTTCCTTATCACTTTTAACAAGGAAtacttttgttctttaattctctacaaaaaaaggaATGAAAGAGAATGAGAGGgaattattattccttgtgaatggtgatttttttcaGGAACGTTAGGGAATGCATTATTCCTCGCCGTTCcctggtcaccattcataccctACATGTTTCgacttttttattctttttggaAAGTTGTTattcattgattttttttagttgtATATAAAAGATTGATGTTTTAACTTTAATTAATACTAgatttcaatttgtttttaataagaTAAACATATGAAATTATTCACAACAGACGAATGTAATGGTTGCACAGACATATGTTCGTATGAGTGTTTGTTCGATTtataatatatcatttatgatagatcaataatttttaattttctgtaGTTTGTTGATTGCTCATATTGCAGTGAGATATAAAACcaatcaaaataatattatataatatattcgtaaattaatagttttaacTATATTAATCATTTTTGATGTATTCATTTATAATTAAACCAACCATTAtgtttatgtatattaataaatatatcattccgaaaaaaatatttttgttttaataagatagattgatatgtttctaagtttttttttcgaaacacaacaaaaaaaaacttggaaaCATATCAATCTATTAAATTGAAATAATTTCCACTTCTATGTTTTTATATGCCAAATAATTCCACTTCTATgtttatttttgaagaaaatattatattgaaatTTATCTGTTGTATTCTTATAATTcaaattatttaacatatatttgaaaataactttatatgttttaataaaaatatttatagtttatatattgtatattgtatgtgaaatgaaataataatatacattaaaatataaatttttaaagtttgtaatcacattttaaataaatttgtttaattttattgtaaattttgtTAGAGAATAAtgacatctatactattaaagcagaatactTCTTATGAATCTGCCCCtaaattttcttattaattacaaaacattccatttcttttttcaattgtttttaatgGTTTTCAGAAATTAAAAGCCCAACACATTTGCTTCTGTCCAACTAAACAAAACAGcccaataatttaaaaacttaaagtcaaagaagcccaacaatattttcttttaaaaacaattataagtcaatttaaatacataattattatttaatatttgtgtaattataatttaatatttatgcattatttaaaaatatgtagaatGAAAAACGTAATGTCTattacatttttcatataatatttaattaataagttaaaattgtaaataaataaccttagcaaatatataatcacaatataattaaatttagagaaaaagaccaaaatagcactaaatcaagtttttgttcccaaactagcactcaaggccaaaagtcacaaaaatagcactcaaggggtggtgtttagggtttaaaatttagggtttagggtttagagtttaggttttagggtttagagttgagaagtgaggttttggggataagatttcaaattttgaaaaataaaaaaaatttaaatttttcaaaagataaaatgctattttggtcattttagtttttcagtgctatttttgtgatataaacttagaaatgtgctattttggagatttgcccttaaATTTATTGAGTAAAAGTTTGCACAAATTAATTAGTacacaaatttattattatataataaaaaataaagaagacaaaattataaaaaattactataaacaaatataaaatctattaaaatataaattagacaaatatttattaatttaaatgaaattttaataagaaatgattccgcgctttgaaagcgcgggtcaaaatctagtgtttGATTAAAgaagaatctaacaaaataaatgatttgtatttaattaattaagtttGATAAGTTTgactagaaaataaaaacaaaataaatgatttatgattaattaactAATAGTTATTAATTTAGTGGAACAAGttgtaattattaaaatgaaGAATGAAAGgtacttcatttttttaatagaatagatattttactttaaaaataaaaatataaattaaaagttataaatatGAATGGTAGAACTTTATTAAGAAGCAAATAAAAgcaacaaaaattaataaatcaaagtatatatttaatttttattaatctgTTTGCAGATCTTAAAACATCAATCTTTTAAATCTGGAGGGGGTATGATTTTAATTTCTTGCTTTTCCTAGCTTGATTAGGGTTAAGGCTTTCTTTTGTTAAACTATCACGTGGAAACAAAACATTAATTGGTAAGCCCATAATTATCTAAATTTAAAACGGGCCTAAATTAGAAAACAGGCCCAACTAAATTATGTCTTCTCCAAGGCTCTTACAACAACATCATCTCATCACCACCACTGTCTTGTTTGAAGCTAATAAGAAAATCAGGCAATCGCCAACTaatctctctactctctctctctcaatttcGTACAGCTACAAAGTCTACAAGATCGCATTTTGGAGAAATCTTATTTTGTCTTTTCCTGCAGCGATCCTCCCTGTCTCTCCCCCAATGTTTGcttgaaagagagagaaagagagagagtcaACCATGGGCGTTTGCTGTCCAATTCTCCGACCCTGGGATCGAACCCGAGACAGCTATCTAGATAACATCCCTTGTCTCTCTGATCCTGGTAACCACTCCTTCCTTTTTGAACCCTAATCATCATGATCCTTATCTGAATCGGTTTAAGGTTGCGATTTCACTAAACccaattgtgttttttttgcttttgataTTACGAAACTAGTTcgaagatcttctctgtttatGAAACTGGGACTTGTAGCTCTACACCTCGTCTTCATCGGCTTCCTCTTCGTTTGCGATGGTGAATTCATCGAGAAGACTAAGCGAGATCCATGGTAGCTGCTCTTCTCGTTTGGCTAATTTACTCTATAAAGATCTGAACTTTCGTTTTCTTTAATTGATTCTGTTAACAGGTACATGGCTTCTTACTTGTTGTTGTTCTCTGTCACGCTTCTTCAGTACTTCGTGACTTCTGGCTCTTCACCTGGGTAATCTAAACTATACCCATCATCACTTCATGTGTAAACAACACTGTCCCTAGTGTACTAAAAAAGCTTATTCATTGTCTTGTCTTGTAAGGTATGTTATTGATGCAATGAGGGAGGTTTCCGGGACTGATGCTATCTACAGAAACACACCGACGACCTCAATGTGAGAATCGTTATATTATCATTGTTGTAGTTGTTAGCAAGCAAACTTGTGTTGGTGGGGTTTTGATGGGATGGAAATGAACTGTGTCTGTCTGTTTCAATGTTGTGTTTATGCTTCTTTATTATGTCGTTGTTATTTAAGCGAAGACAACAACATGGTTCCAGAAAAAATGGGAGCTTTGCTATTAATGTGGAAGGAGAATCAGCTTCTTCAGGTGGTGGTAGAAGGACTCCAGCTTCCTCTTGGGGGAAGCTGGTTCTTGACTTGTACCCTCCTGGAACATCCTTAAGGTACATATCATGGATCCTGAAAGAATCAGCTTTTGTTATTAGTAGGATGGTGTGTTACTGATTGtgaattcttctttttttttgtaacatgcAGAAATTTGACTTGCGGCTATTGTCATGTGGAGCAGGTAAACATTTCAATCTCGTATTATTACTCAATACCATGTTTATTAAATGTTTTCCCTGCAGCCACCGCGAGCCAAGCATTGTCATGATTGTGATCGATGTGTTCTTCAGTTTGATCATCACTGTGTTTGGCTGGGAACATGTGTTGGCCAGAAAAACCATTGTAAATTCTGGTAAGCCCTGCAGAAATGCTCAAGTTGTACTATGTTAGAGATAACCAAAGCTGGATTGTAATCAAGTTTAATGGTTTGCCTCAGGTGGTACATATGTGAAGAGAGTGCTCTATGCATCTGGACACTCATCATGTACATTGACTACCTTACTAACGTAGCCAAGCCTTGGTATACTACTCTTTTTCATCTCCCTCTACTTGTTTTTGCCAGTTtctttgaaatataaaattttgctAATGGAAATGGGAACAGGTGGAAGAATGCAATCATCATACTACTCCTTGTCGTATTGGTAATCTCCATGATATTTGTGCTGCTTCTATTGCTTTTTCACAGGTATGTGTGTGTATACTCACATTTTTCTTGATATTCTCCTCAAAATCTCATACCGTTTTGTCTAATTGCTATTTACCAAACTGGTTTCCTGCAGCTACCTCATTCTAACGAATCAAAGCACCTATGAACTTGTGAGACGAAAACGTATTCCATACATGAGGTATTCAACCCCTCTTCTATCTAATTATCACCTACTGATAACATCAGATTGTGTATTGGTTTATAACAGAGCTTTATGAGTTTTGTAGGAATATTCCGGAACGAGTGCATCCATTTAGCAGAGGCATTAAGAGGAATCTACACAACGTCTGTTGCGGTAACCATACTCTAGACTCACTGCCCACTGCATTCGAACTCGAGGATAGAGCAAGACCCTACACTTGCTTAGATATGTTGAAATGTCGTTGTTGCtaagtttcttttgtttagTTAGACATCAACTACCTCTATTGTTTTACTCTATGAAGGTTAACATGTTTCATCAAAAAATATGAGTGAAGTTGTATACATACACAATTGAGAATCTAGTGAATGGAGTTCTAATTAAAATCATACATGCATTGAGAGTGTGTTCAAAATAGAGACTCTTGCTTGTATCATACGCCTGTACAAGGTTTCAAGCGACGATTCTAGTTCTTCAACTGCAACATCTACGTTGTCCAAGGTTGTGATCAAAGACTTGATTCGTTCCTTCTTTATCTCTTTCGCCATGGAGAGGCTTTGTAGCTCCTCATCCATCATCTGGAACTCCTTTGTCTGAACTTGAGCATTTGTGTTAGTATCGTTCTTGATCATCAGTTTGGTGACTAAAGCCCATTTGGAAGGCATGGGCTTCGGTACAGGTGAGGATAAGGACAACAATACTGTCCTAAAGGAAAGACATGTTTGGGAACAAACTTGTCGGAGCAGTGTGATCAAAGGATGAGTTGACTCTGAGGAGGAATGTTCGGTTTGTTTGAGCAACAAGAGTAGCTTAGCAAGATCCTTATGAATCAATCTCCGAGAGCGGGTAAAGGCTTTGACGTGGCATTGGATCGTAGAATCTCCACCGTGTCTCCTCCGTCTGAAAGCAGAACGGAGGTCTCGGATACTGTCCTTGATGCGGCAAGTGATGTCTCTTAGCTTGGAGCACAAGTCAAGGTGTACAAGGGAAAGATCAAGAAGGTGTGTGAAAAAGGAGTGATGAGGGAGTAGTAATGAAGCTGGTGACTCTTTAAAGAGATTAGAAAGAGAGTCATAGAGCTCTGAGAGAAACGAGAGGCTACTTTTATCATCTGTAGGAAGCTTGATGAGGAGTTGCTGAATATGGTTGAGACCATTTGAGTGTAGCCGAGCTGGTAAGCTACAAGATCTAACATGGTAGGTGGCAGCCATTGTTGATGGGTTTTGAGATAGAGGAAGAAGCTGaagttgtatatatatagaggGAGAGAGATAGATAGGTCAAATGAAATAGGGTTTAGACTTGTGAAAGTAAAAGCCACGTGAAGGGGACAACGTTCATTTGTTCCATCGAAGCCTACTTAATGTTCTTTTATTTCGATAGCGACGTATCCCATTATAGAGTTCGCTATGCATGTATGTACCTAACCTAAACTGCTAATCTCATGTCTTTGTTTTCATAACTAAATTTCtttcattttaaaacaaaaaaaatatcattgagGTACCCACTTAGATCTTTGGTTAGGCGAGAAGAATCAAAACTAAGATATTTTGTCACACATCTCCTTCAACTTTGGGTGTTGATAAACACCGACGTGCATGGGTGTATGGATTGTAATTACTTAATTCGTGAGCGTATATTCTTTCGTATTTGTGTGATCATCAAAGGAATATAGATAATCTAAACACCAAATAGTTATTTTGAAAATGATCTGTGCAAAAAAAGGTGGTGGTGGTTGGATAATGCTTGTATGGGCCCGTTTGCACGAGTGTCTTGTTAAAAACTTCCAGAGGAGACGATAATAATAATCAATCACAATCATATATAGTTCACACCGTCTTCCTTTCCTAATTTGAATTCATGAATGTGACTTGTCACTATCATAAGGACAGCCTGCAAATGAATCTTCTCATCCCTCTCTTATTGGATTTGGATATCTCAGTTATCTACACTCAAATATCCGTCCTAACTATAGTTAGGCTTCTCATTATAATATCTTCCCGTGCTTTGGATATGCaaccttttttcttttgtaataggTTTACATGTAGACATTTCATTACTTTTAAAAAGAGAAGATATATCATCTGAGATATTTGTTTGATCTCATGCATGTATGAAAACGCcaaattaaattgtttttttgttattaacaTTATAAGTTCTGCACTTTAAGTTCATAATCTCTTACATACCTGTAATCAGTTTGTAAAAATTCATATTTCAATGATAAGATTTTTGCACCATAATACAAGATTCAAGCTGAACACACAAAAGAACCGACCTAATTCTACTACCATTAAACTACTAACAATTTGATAACTTATTTGTTCTACGTATATAACTGAATCTTCCAAACACTATCCAAttaatctttctttttgtttacaCATATGACATATTTAACCTATATTAACCAATCAAGCAAAAGTATATACAGGAATTTGTTGTTTTTGAACATGCAGAAGAAGTTTTCGTTGTTGTTGTTAACCATATAGAAGAAGTTGGTTTTAAGGAACTATATGAAGTTTAGGTACTGCGATGTGCGACGACAGACAAGGAAAAGTCTGGGCCATCATCAGCCATGTGAAGTCACGTTACGCTCTTGGATGAACCCTCCTTTACATAAATATAGCAACTATTAACATTACACATTACACTTCTTCTTTTCaatagaattattttttttgtttgatttttgtcCTGTTGTGTAATTATTATGCCACCCAATTGCCATTATTGGCGAGCCATTGCCCCCATGGCCCCATCACCTCACCTC is part of the Brassica rapa cultivar Chiifu-401-42 chromosome A09, CAAS_Brap_v3.01, whole genome shotgun sequence genome and harbors:
- the LOC103841059 gene encoding protein IQ-DOMAIN 31 encodes the protein MANSKRLFGVVRRKLLSRSPSSITTIRSSIPETTKEHIAAIKIQAYFRGHLARRAFRALRSLVKLQAVARGVLVRRQARIALHCMHALARLQVRVRARQILSH
- the LOC103841061 gene encoding protein S-acyltransferase 10 isoform X2, which produces MGVCCPILRPWDRTRDSYLDNIPCLSDPVRRSSLFMKLGLVALHLVFIGFLFVCDGEFIEKTKRDPWYMASYLLLFSVTLLQYFVTSGSSPGYVIDAMREVSGTDAIYRNTPTTSIKNGSFAINVEGESASSGGGRRTPASSWGKLVLDLYPPGTSLRNLTCGYCHVEQPPRAKHCHDCDRCVLQFDHHCVWLGTCVGQKNHCKFWWYICEESALCIWTLIMYIDYLTNVAKPWWKNAIIILLLVVLVISMIFVLLLLLFHSYLILTNQSTYELVRRKRIPYMRNIPERVHPFSRGIKRNLHNVCCGNHTLDSLPTAFELEDRARPYTCLDMLKCRCC
- the LOC103841061 gene encoding protein S-acyltransferase 10 isoform X1, which produces MGVCCPILRPWDRTRDSYLDNIPCLSDPVRRSSLFMKLGLVALHLVFIGFLFVCDGEFIEKTKRDPWYMASYLLLFSVTLLQYFVTSGSSPGYVIDAMREVSGTDAIYRNTPTTSIQQHGSRKNGSFAINVEGESASSGGGRRTPASSWGKLVLDLYPPGTSLRNLTCGYCHVEQPPRAKHCHDCDRCVLQFDHHCVWLGTCVGQKNHCKFWWYICEESALCIWTLIMYIDYLTNVAKPWWKNAIIILLLVVLVISMIFVLLLLLFHSYLILTNQSTYELVRRKRIPYMRNIPERVHPFSRGIKRNLHNVCCGNHTLDSLPTAFELEDRARPYTCLDMLKCRCC
- the LOC103841060 gene encoding uncharacterized protein LOC103841060 translates to MAATYHVRSCSLPARLHSNGLNHIQQLLIKLPTDDKSSLSFLSELYDSLSNLFKESPASLLLPHHSFFTHLLDLSLVHLDLCSKLRDITCRIKDSIRDLRSAFRRRRHGGDSTIQCHVKAFTRSRRLIHKDLAKLLLLLKQTEHSSSESTHPLITLLRQVCSQTCLSFRTVLLSLSSPVPKPMPSKWALVTKLMIKNDTNTNAQVQTKEFQMMDEELQSLSMAKEIKKERIKSLITTLDNVDVAVEELESSLETLYRRMIQARVSILNTLSMHV